The Longimicrobium sp. genomic interval CACCTCGGTGGAGCGCGGCATGGGGAAGCGCGAGAACTCCTCGCGCGGCACGCCCGAGATGGTGTACAGGGTGTACGACTCGCCGCGCTCGCTCACCACGTTGTAGAAGAAGGCGCCGAACTGCGCCCCCGTCAGCTCCGTGGCCGCGTCGGTCACCACCTGGACGATGCGCTCCAGCCCCAGCTCGCTGGCGAGCGCCTGCCCCACGCGGTGCAGCGTCTCCACGGTGGTGGCCTGCTCGCGCCGCTCCCGCTCCGCGCGGTGCAGGTCGGTGACGTCCATCCCGATGAACCCCACCCCGCTCACCTCCCCGTCCGCGCCGCGCACGGGAAAGTAGTTGAGCAGCACGGCGCGCTCCTCGCCGGTCGCCAGGCTGGGGACCACCGCCTCCAGGTTGTGGATCGGCTCCCCCGTCTCCATCACCTGGCGGAAGTTGGCCTCCACGCGCGGGGCGTACGCGGGGACGACCTCGTGCAGCGTCTTCCCCACCACCTGCTCCCGCTCCAGGCCGTAGAAGGCGGCGAGGGCGGCGTTGATGCTGCGGTAGCGGAGGTCGCGGTCCACCAGCGCGGCGGGGAGGGGCGCGGCGTCGTTGAAGGCGTCGAGCGCGGCGTGCGCCTCCTGGGCCAGGCGCTGCACGCGCTCCACCGCCTCGGCGCGTTCCAGCAGCTCGCGGTTGGCGCGCGCCATCTCCTCGTTGGCCGCGGCCAGGTCGCGGATCAGGCGCTCGCGCTCCGCCCGCTCGCGCCGCTCCTCGCTGATGTCGCGCGCCTCGATGATCGTCCCCACCGTGCGCCCGCCCTCGCGGATGGGCGAGGCCGTGAAGGCGACCGGGTAGAAGTGCCCGTCCCTGTGGACGAAGACCTCCTCCCCCTGCTCGCGCATGTTCTGGGGAAAGGCCCGGTCGATGGGGCACTCCTCCAGCGGGTAGGGGGACCCGTCCGGACGGGTGTGGTGCACGTAGTAGTGCAGCTCCTTCCCCTGCAGCTCGTCCAGGCGGAAGCCGGTGAGCCTTTCCGCGGCGGGGTTCATGTACGAGCAGCGCTGGTGCTCGTCCATGATGAAGAGCGCCAGAGTGGCATTCTCCGCCACCGCGTCCAGCTGCCGGCGGTAGAACTCCGCGCTGCCGGAGGGGGTGGGATCGGGTTCGGTCACGAGTAGCGGCTCGGGAACGGGAGGGCGTTCGCTGGGACGGAGACAACGCCGTGCATGATCCGTTCTTACGCCACGCCGCCGGCCGGGGCCACCAGCACCTTGTCGACGCGCGGCCCGTCCATGTCTACCACTTCCAGGCGCAGCCCCTCGCTTTCCACGTACTCCCCCACGCTCGGGATGCGGCCCAGCCGGGTGACGATCAGCCCGCCGACGGTGCGGTAGCCGACGCGCTCCTCCTCGCGCCGCTCCTCCAGCCCCATCGCCTCGCGGAAGTCGTCCACGGACATCCCCGCGTCCACCAGCCAGCTGCCGTCGTCGCGCCGCACCACGTGCGGATCGGTGGGGGCGGTCTCCCACGCCACGTCCTCCATCAGGTCGTCGCGGGTGAGCACCCCCTGCACGCCGCCGTACTCGTCCACCACGACGGCGACGCCGGCCGGGCTCTCGCGAAAGAGCTCCAGCATGTGCAGGGCGCGCGTGTTCTCCGGCACGAAGAGAGGCTGCTGCAGCGCCGCCTGGATGTCCATCGCCTCGCCGCGCACGGCCTGCTCCCACAGGTCGCGCACGCGCACGGCGCCCGCCACACGGTCCAGCCCGCCGCGGCACACGAGGTAGACGTCGCTCGGCTGGGCGATCATGCTGGCGCGCACCGCCTGCTCGTCGTCCACTTCGTCCAGCCAGGCGACGCGGTGGCGCGGCGTGTGGAGGTCCGCCACGCGCCGGTCGCCCAGCCAGAAGACGCGCTCCACCAGGTCCTGCTCCGCCTCGTGGATGACCCCGGACTCGGTGGCCTCTTCCAGCAGCGCGGCCACGTCCGCGTCGGTGACGGCGGCGTCGGTGTTCTTGGTGACGCGCAGCACGCGCAGGACGATGCGCGTGGAGAAGGTGAGGACCCACACCAGCGGCGCCGCCACGCGCGACAGCAGGTGCATGGGCGCGGCCACCATCGCCGCGATGCGCTCCGGGTGCCCCAGGCCGATCTCCTTGGGCACCAGCTCGCCGATGATGAGCGACAGGTAGGTGATGGCGAGCACGACGATGCCGAACGCGAGCCCTTCCGCGTACGGCGCCAGGAGCGGCACGCCCGCGAAGTAGCGCGCCAGCGGCTCGGAAAGGCGAGCCCCGCCGAAGGCGCCAGCCAGCACGCCCACCAGCGTGATCCCCACCTGCACCGTGGCCAGGAAGCGCGACGGCTCCTCCGCCAGCGCCAGAGCGCGGCGGGCCCCCGGGTCGCCCGCCTCGGCGCGCTGCTGCAGGCGCGTCTTGCGGGCGGAGACCACGGCGATCTCGCTCATGGCGAAGACGCCGTTGAGCACCAGCAGGGCAAGGACGATCAGGACTTCGGAGGCCATGGCCTTGGTGTGCTTCCGGGACGGCGAACCGCGGTCTCACGCGCGGGCGCGGAGACGCGGGAGAAAGCCACGGATGTGTTGTGGTTCCCCGGAATCTGCGCCCGTCTGGTTGGATGTCAACCGACGGCGCTCACCGCGGGCGGATGTGCTCCATGGCAG includes:
- a CDS encoding PAS domain-containing protein; protein product: MTEPDPTPSGSAEFYRRQLDAVAENATLALFIMDEHQRCSYMNPAAERLTGFRLDELQGKELHYYVHHTRPDGSPYPLEECPIDRAFPQNMREQGEEVFVHRDGHFYPVAFTASPIREGGRTVGTIIEARDISEERRERAERERLIRDLAAANEEMARANRELLERAEAVERVQRLAQEAHAALDAFNDAAPLPAALVDRDLRYRSINAALAAFYGLEREQVVGKTLHEVVPAYAPRVEANFRQVMETGEPIHNLEAVVPSLATGEERAVLLNYFPVRGADGEVSGVGFIGMDVTDLHRAERERREQATTVETLHRVGQALASELGLERIVQVVTDAATELTGAQFGAFFYNVVSERGESYTLYTISGVPREEFSRFPMPRSTEVFGPTFHGEGVVRSDDITQDPRYGKNAPYRGMPEGHLPVRSYLAVPVISRTGEVVGGLFFGHSEPGRFTERSEHLAVGISGWAAVAMDNARLYEAEHRARAEAERANRVKSEFLATMSHELRTPLNATIGYAELLLAGIPEPIPVAAQEQVRRIALSGRHLLELIEEILTFSRLEAGEERVDPGPIDLTTLVHEAQALTEPLALAKGIAFECHAPTEPGTLVSDRRKLLQILLNLLGNAVKFTDAGKVQLTLVEVGGEAVFRVSDTGPGIAPEHLEKVFDPFWQVHAGTTRTAGGTGLGLSVTRRLARLLGGDVELESELGRGSTFTVRVPLG
- a CDS encoding hemolysin family protein translates to MASEVLIVLALLVLNGVFAMSEIAVVSARKTRLQQRAEAGDPGARRALALAEEPSRFLATVQVGITLVGVLAGAFGGARLSEPLARYFAGVPLLAPYAEGLAFGIVVLAITYLSLIIGELVPKEIGLGHPERIAAMVAAPMHLLSRVAAPLVWVLTFSTRIVLRVLRVTKNTDAAVTDADVAALLEEATESGVIHEAEQDLVERVFWLGDRRVADLHTPRHRVAWLDEVDDEQAVRASMIAQPSDVYLVCRGGLDRVAGAVRVRDLWEQAVRGEAMDIQAALQQPLFVPENTRALHMLELFRESPAGVAVVVDEYGGVQGVLTRDDLMEDVAWETAPTDPHVVRRDDGSWLVDAGMSVDDFREAMGLEERREEERVGYRTVGGLIVTRLGRIPSVGEYVESEGLRLEVVDMDGPRVDKVLVAPAGGVA